In one window of Epinephelus fuscoguttatus linkage group LG20, E.fuscoguttatus.final_Chr_v1 DNA:
- the crp1 gene encoding pentraxin fusion protein: MRVSAVRFAVVVLGVLGWSLTFSSATQVGLTDKVLVFPYETDFSFVALIPQKEMGLRAFTLCMRVATELPEERQIILFAYRTADYDELNVWREKDGRISFYMSGDGTFFHLPPLTTFRTSLCLTWESRTGLTAFWVEGKRSTYQVYKPGHTIRPKGTVLLGQDPDKHLGGLEAVQSFVGEMTDLNMWDFVLSRSMIQAWHYGHKVPKGNIFDWGTMEYELNGNVMVVDDD, from the exons atg agagTCAGTGCTGTGAGGTTTGCTGTGGTCGTACTTGGTGTCTTAGGATGGTCTCTGACATTCTCCTCAGCCACACAAG TGGGCCTGACCGACAAAGTCCTGGTGTTCCCATACGAGACAGACTTCAGCTTCGTGGCTCTGATCCCGCAGAAGGAGATGGGGCTGAGGGCCTTCACTCTCTGCATGCGTGTGGCCACTGAGCTGCCGGAAGAACGTCAGATCATCCTGTTCGCCTACCGCACAGCTGACTATGATGAGCTCAACGTGTGGCGTGAGAAGGACGGGCGCATCTCCTTCTACATGAGCGGTGACGGCACCTTCTTCCACCTGCCGCCCCTCACCACCTTCCGCACCAGCCTCTGCCTGACCTGGGAGTCTCGCACTGGCCTCACTGCTTTCTGGGTGGAAGGGAAACGCAGCACCTACCAGGTCTACAAACCCGGGCACACTATCCGTCCAAAAGGCACCGTCCTCTTGGGGCAGGACCCAGACAAACATCTGGGGGGTTTAGAGGCTGTGCAGAGCTTTGTTGGGGAGATGACTGATCTGAATATGTGGGACTTTGTGCTCTCCAGGAGCATGATCCAGGCCTGGCACTACGGGCACAAGGTCCCCAAGGGCAACATCTTTGACTGGGGCACCATGGAGTACGAGCTGAACGGGAACGTGATGGTGGTGGATGATGACTGA